ACGTACACTAGTAGAAAAAGGACAAACACCAATTTCAAAAACAATCAGGATCACTTGTGGATGAACAAGGGGAGGGAGGAGACCCAGCTAGTCCAATCAaaagtcgggggggggggggggggggggaaacttgTCGTATTGCATGGATGGAGTATCCGTGTTCCATAATCAAACAGGCACGAGAATCAAACACTCATCACCTTCATCAAACTAGGCCTAGTAAAGTGTAAGAGCACCTGGAAGTAAATGCAAAGTGTGTCTATGCTTGGCGGGTTTCATAATCTTCAAGGATTCACTGTCACACTAATGTAGTGGGTAGAGGGTTAGAGGCCAAAAGTGCTCTGAAATGTCTGGTCTCTTAAAATGACTGAACTGAAACTTCGAGAGGTTTGTTAACCCAAACGAGGGTTTAAGTCGCCCTCCAGTGTCCAAGAGCGTAACTGACAAACACTAAACATGAACCTGTCTTGTCAACCTGAACTTAGAATTTTCTGCCTGAACCGTAGTATAGCCACTTAGCAGTAACATTTACAGTAGACTATGAAGAGTCACAAATGGACTGCATGCAACATTTTCCTTTTTACATCTtaaagcagcaatcagcagttgaaacaaagcGTCCTCCCCACCaccgtttcggtaaaaagctgggggatggggctggagaaacgtaaccactcaaattcaaaGACAgaaatggatgcaaggactgaccaccaAAATTAGTTCTAATCATGTTAAGGCTATAGAGTGTATGTTTACAATGTTAAgttttatattttgggttctgatggggtacgacagttgaacttagCAAACGCAGAATTTATttttaagttatattcttcaagaatcaatgggtatatatcaatTTATGTATCCAAAAATGGAGGTAGCAACTGCTGATTTCCCCTTTAAATGAGAATGCGGTGGCCATCTTGGCCCAACTTCGAGCCGGAATGGCAGAAACTTAACAAAGCCATTGGGAAACAGAATGGAAAAGAGATAACGGGGAAACTTAACTTACTCCCCTCCGTCCCGTGCCCCTTCATCCAAAGTACCTGAACACAGACCCTCTTTGCAAACAGCTCTTACAAAGTCACCAGAAGCAACAAAAAACAGgaaatagaaaaacaaaacaattgaATCTAAATTTCTCCATTCTTATTCACACAGACGAATAGTAGTATTTTTCCctcttaaatacattttatgagcgaGTCCAAACAAAGTAGAGAACTCATTTACATTTGCTAATTAGAATTATGGAACAAGTATTATTTTAAGGTGGGAGGGATTTCAAATAAGAGATCTTCAACTTAAAACGGGAAGATTAAAATGTATTAACAGGTTGCTACTCATGCATAAACAATGACAAAAGCAGCGACGCCAAACAACTAGTATCCCCCATCCACCCAGAAACACTCCATTCTCTCTTAAAACAGAATGATAATTGTCAGATATTATTACTAAGTCTTCCATAAACCCAATTTTACCAGTGTTTTAAAAAAGTGGTttgctgaaaaaaaaaaaaaatctgctttTTGCTGTTGTACACAACTCATCTAACGGTGAAGGGTACAGGGATGCTGGTGGGTGTTTTAACATCTTTCAGGCATGACTTTAGGTGGGGGATGGTTGAGGGGAGAAAGGGTTATATGGAACGTCGTGGAGGTGTTACAAAAATGGCAATGACATCTCCACGGAAAGCATATTTTGCCCTgtacaccagtctctctctcagcaTCTATGACCTGACCCTCTCCCGTCCTAGGCGATCTTAATTTGCAGCCCTGTACTAAGCGCTGCAAGGAATACAACTACTCCTTTTCACCTGCAGTATTCAGGCAACCCACTCTAGTACTACTTGAATTCCACTGTTCTGAACTGCAGATTAGTAATAGTGTTTCAATTCTGTTCAATCCAATTCCGGTCAACTCATCTCCTTCAACTCTGGCCTGTCTtctgatataaaaaaaaaaatccgctCAACTTCTTCCTTCCAACCAAAACTGGCAGCAACACCTTTACATTTAGAAAAAAATCTACTAAAGATTATGTACGTTTTAGTAAAATATGCAATAAAGAATCAGCTCAAGTCCTCTAGGTTCTCTTTTTTTTGGGGAAGCTTAAAAGCTTTTTAAGGAGATAAATACATTCCACTGGTAGCTTTTCAAAGGCTTTTGGCAATACTCGAGCTCCCCCGTACAACTACACATCCAACACTGAAGAGGTCAGAGAGAAAGACTGGGTGCAGGTAAACAGGGGGGTGGGTGCGAAAAGAGGGACGTTTTTGTCAATGTGGTAACCACATCGCTCTTCCTCTGCTTTCTCCTAAGTTCTTAACTCTGCTTCAACACCCGCGTGAACATTAAAAAACAAAACGTGTAGTTCAAAAGGCAGCCTTTTCCCCTTGCTAAACAGTTCAAGTCTATCAAATACATAGTAGTAAATATTTTAGGGGGCCCTCCCCCGAGATGGAAGAGGCTGGGGTACAGTGGTCTGAGGGAGGGTCCCCAAAATAAAAGAAATTCACAAGTGGGACccccagggtttttctttgtcatGACTCTCCAGGCCACACCACCGGCACTACCAGCAGAGGGGCTATCCTTCAGTATTACAGCCCCAGTCCAGGGGCTTTGAGTAGGGCAGGGAGAGGCTCCTcagccccctctcttcctcctggctCCCTCAGTTGTTCTCCTCGTCACTGTCATCTGGGCTGATGGCCGGGCTGGTGAGGGTGAAGCTGGGCGAGGGGTTGCTGTAGCCCGGAGACAGGGGGCTGTAGGTGGACCCTTTGGGGCTAGTGGGCGAGTAGGTGGGGGAGGTGGGAGAGTATTTGGGTGAGGTTGGGGAATATGTTGGGGAGGTGGGGGAGTACTTGGGGCTGGTGGGGGTGTAGGTGGGCGAGGTGGGGGAGTAGGTGGGCGAGGTGGGGCTGTACTTGGGGGTCGTCGGGGAGTAAGTCGGGGAGGTGGGTGAGTATTTGGGAGAGGTCGGGGAGTACTTGGGCGAGGTGGGGGAGTAtttgggggaggtgggggtgtaCTCTGGAGAGCTGGGCGAGTAAGAGGGGGACGTAGGTGTGTATTTGGGGGAGGTGGGTGAGTAGGAAGGAGAGCTGGGGCTGTAGGAGGGAGAGCTGGGGGTGTAGTTGGGAGACTGGGGGGTGAAGCGCGGGCTAGAGGGAGAGTAGGATGGAGAGGTGGGAGAATaagagggggaggtgggggagtAGTTGGGGCTGGTGGGGGTGTAATTGGGGGAGGTGGGGGAGTaggagggggaggtgggagaGTAAGAGGGGGAGGTGGGAGAGTAACTGGGCGATGTTGGGGTGTAGTTGGGTGAAGAGGGGCTGTAGCTTGGAGAGGTGGGGGAGTAAGAGGGGGAGGTAGGGGAATAGGAGGGGGAGGTAGGGGAGTAGGAGGGTGAAGTGGGTGAATaggagggggaggtgggagaGTAAGAGGGTGAGGTGGGGGAGTAGCTAGGCGATGTGGGGCTGTAGCTTGGAGACGTGGGGCTGTAGCTGGGGGAGGTAGGGGAGTAGGAGGGAGATGTGGGGGAGTAAGAGGGTGAGGTGGGTGAGTAAGATGGGGAGGTAGGAGAGTAACTGGGGGACGTAGGGGAGTATGAGGGGGAGGTCGGGGAGTAGCTGGGGGAGGTGGGTGAATAGGAGGGTGAGGTGGGGCTGTAGTTGGGGCTGGTGGGGGAGTaagagggggaggtgggggagtAGGAGGGGGACGTTGGGGAGTAGCCCGGGCTTTGCGGGGTATATCCCCCAGGAGAGCGGGGCTCGTAGGCCGGGGAGGTGGGGGAGTAGTTGGGAGACATGGCACCCCCTGGAAAAGTAAACAAGGAACTCATTCATTAATTCATTCCAAAAAGGTCCTGTGTCAGTTGATATTTCAAACCAAACTGGATATTTTGTATGGTGACTAACCTGGAGAGGGGATATAGGGGCTGGCTGGTCCAGGGGACCCAGGAGATCCAGGGGTAGGGGACCAGGCCGGGGAGTAGCCCGGAGAGAAGCCACTGGCGTCGGACGCTGCGCTGGGAGAAAAGCCTGCAGCTCCAGGGGTCATCCCGCTGCCTGTACGTCAAAGAGTCAGAGTtaatggaacagtacagtagaaggTGGTATGGAATACGCTGTACTACCAGAATATTGTCAAAGTCAACCCAGTTTGGGGCTTACCGATGCTGGGGGACCAGGCACCGTAGGCGGGGGTGGCTCCAGTGTTCCAGGGGGTCATGGCTGGAGACATGCCACTCATGGGACTGGGCGCAGAGCCAAAGAACATTCCGGTGGCTAAAAAGAGGAAATAGAGAAGTACCGACATCTCATTATCTAAAAGTCTGGATACTTTGTGTATATATTTTGCATAGAACGTAGGCTTTTTCCAACATAGTTACACTCAGAATGTAATCGTAGACAAATTGGTCTACACCAGACCATTTCTGACTTCACATCTGTCTGAATTCAAACCTTGGGAGTTGATATGGTGATGGGAACAGCCACATTGCGTGAACAATTACGTTTAAAGTCACGCTGTGCGGAAAACAATTTCTCCATTATATTCTCGGCAACTCACGTCCAGCCACGCTAATGCCAGGGATGTTGGTTGGGATCTCCATGCCGTATTTGCACTTCTCAGCATCCAGCAGCAGGTCGAAGCAGCCCGTCCCGCAGGGGGCCAGCTGGCCCAGCATGATGTTCTCAGACACACCCTTCATGGGGTCACTCTCCCCGTGGGACGACGCCTCCATCAGCACATCCACCTGGGACAGGGAGGATATTGACAGTGAGTGGTGGAGTATACAGGGTGCTGACTGATCTACACTATCATTTTAATTTCATTGTTTAACTTTTGTTTATACTGATTCGTTTCATTGAgataactttttattttttttaaagttgctTTGTCATCAGAGACGTGTTGGTCTAGTCAAGGTTGGTAACTAGAATGCTCCTATGAAGTAGCTTTATGGATTCTGTAGCTAGTGGAAGAGCCAACTGACGACTGTCGTAAAATGGTAAGTACGACCTGCTAACACAATGGACCACAAAACCACCAAGTCCCAtcgtccccttccctccctccactttCCCCTGTCCGAACACTCACAGTCTCCTCAAAGGAGCACTTCATGAGGGGTCCCGTGTCCTGTCTGTTGATGCCGTGACGCGTGATGGCCATCAGGTGACCGCGGCACGTCATGGTGTCGCAAAGCAACGACAAGTGGCGGTAGTTGACGTAGGAACCGTCAAAGGAGATGACGTGGTTCAACTCCCTCTCCAGAGCCTTGCGCACAGCCTCGATACCCAGCACCTAGAAAGGAGGGGACCGGAGTGAGTAATGATATCCTGACATGTTTTGGCTATGCTGTTATTCATGTACTTCTCAGGTTCAGCAGTAAAGTAGAGATGAATAGGTTTAACAATGTCGAGTTGGAATTCCTTGTTTAACTCCCAAAGAGTGCTTTTGTGAATATAAAATTGTAACGGACATTTAAACTGGTCCCTTACGACAGACAATACAAATCAGaaatcatatatatattttttaaatcagtcGTAACCGTCGGTAACTACAATAGTTAACTACAATAATAGGTAACTACAATAGTTACAATAGTAACTACAaaaactactgtagctagctattgTAACTATCACAGCCATTTGTAACCATCGGTGACCGTAGTCTAATCGGTACAATTATAATCGATCGGTTACTATCATAACTTGCGTAGCTATCCAACTATGGTACCTAACCGTACCGTGAAGATCTCTACGATGTCGTTGGAGGTGGTTCTGACGGGGTCCACGTCCTTCTCGCTGAGGACCCTCATCAGTCCTACGCCGTCTGTCTCCAGGATCCACTCTTGCAGGGCCTTGAACTCTCCCTCCTCCGTAATGATGATCTTCTTCTTGTTGTCAGTCTGGGGCAAGTGCATGTACACctaggggagaggagacaggggaagtACTATAGATCAATAGCTGATGGGTTAATGATCCGGGTAGGTTTCTGCCATGTTGTTTAGGTCAATCAGTTCGTATGAGATATCGAAGACGATTGGGTGCGGAGATGTTAAAACGGTGCCACGGCGCAGTTTTTAAAAAAGCAACAAAGTAGGTGTTTGTGTGACCCCCTCCGTTACCTTGCTGATCTGCTCGATGCCCTGCAGCGTCATGTCCGTCAGCATGTTGGATTCGATGCACCTCAGGAACACGTCGTCGTCCATCTTGTCCACCACCTCCTCGTCCTCGTGGAATTTGTTTTCGTCGCTGTTCATGATGCGGATTCGCAGAACCAGCTTCTCGGCGTTGTCGTCATTGAAGATACAGTTCAGGTCGTCTCCGAAACCTTCAGGGAGAGAGGTCGCATTTAGCAATAAGGAGCGTGTGGGTCCTTTTTACCAGAATGCTTCATTATATATCCAAATCATGTATTGgaagtgtgcgtgtgtctgtgtgcatcccCACCTGCATTGATCTTCTCAGCGATCTGCTCCATGGTCAGCTTGCGGTCAGTCATGTGTTTGCGGTCAAGCTCAATGCGGAGCAGCCAGGGTGAGATGCGGGTCACGTCGAAGTCGGGCATCTCATAGTAGACATTGACCCACTCCTGGTCCTCCGTCACCACCGTACTCTGGGGGTTAGGGTCGTAGTAGATGGCCGTGTTGGCCGTCACCTGGGAGGGAGGATGGCTGGTTAATTATCGTAAAAATCAGTATGCAACCTATAAAAGCAGATATTGTAATAACTTTATTTATTAATAACATTTAATAATTTCTTAAAATAAAACAAGGCTCGAGAAATAAATGTCGGTCTGACAAACCACTGATGAGGAACTGCCTTCAAGGATGTAACGCTATTAACTGTGGAAACCTTCAAATAGCCTGTCTATGCCACCCACGTGTTTAGCCACCCCCCCATATCACATATTCTCCACTGTTCACCTTTCTGAGGGTAGTGTGTTCCAGGCGACAGAGGATATCCTTGGCCCTCTCGGCGTCGCGGGCCGCCTGGCCCAGCAGGAACACGGTGAGGGACGGGGTCTTGGGCCGCTTGGAGATGTTGATCAACTCCTTGAGACGCGGCACGCCCAGGGTGACGTTCTTGGCCGACACGCCGGCGTAATGGAAGGTGTTCAGGGTCATCTGGGTGGCGGGCTCTCCCAGCGACTGGGCAGCTAACGCCCCCACCATCTCGCCCGGATGGGCCTAGAGGATGGAGAAGAAGTGTTCAGATAAAAATTATGGAATTAGATTAGTGTAATGATGGAAAAGCCATGCATGGATTCTTTCCTAAATAATGCTGTAAAAAATATCCTAGATCATGCTCTAGGCTTCGTTTTCTACACTGTCCATGTACATCTAATCCCATCTCTTTAGTTCATAACAATCAGTTTAAGTGTTGACACTCGATCTCCCCCTTTCAACCTCTCCcagcacactgtgtgtgtgtgtgaaagagcgaAAGAGTCAACTCACGATGGATTGGTTGAACTTGGACTCAATCTCCCCCAGCAGCCAGTCGTAGGCCTCGGTGCTCAGTCTGAACTCGTCTGTCATGCGTCGGGAGCTCAACGTGGAGCGCAGGTGGATGTTGAAGAGCAGCGTGGCGTTCTGCTGGGCCTGTCTGCTCAGGTGGTCCTCGCCGTTCACAATCACCAACTTCGTACTCAGCTCCTGGACACCTGCGGCGTGCAGACAAGAGCAGGGAGACGTTTAAGAAGGTCATATGTGTCATTTTATATGCGATTTAGCCTGGCTAGTGGTCCAGAGAAAATTGCTTCGAGAGATTTTGATTTGGTACCAAGACTGCAGAAATGTCAACGCGATTTACTTGGTTACTGAACAAAAAGTGTTGCAAATTCTTGTCTTTCGTAGCTAGAGATGCAGTTTACACTAAAAAGTGTAATCAACCTTTTAAAACTCAAGACGATATGGCACATCTTTAGGGGGTCTCTTCAAATATGAGTCAATGGTGGCTGCAAAGTGTAcgagtgtggtagatacctacccTGTACGACTCGTAGGGGGTTGAGGTCTGTGGGGGTGCGGGGGTTGATCCTGAAGATCTTCTGGGCGTTCCAGATCATCCTGGCCAGGTTGCAGGGCAGCACCACCTAGTGGGGAGCAGGGACATAACGCCTTTAGTGTTGGACATCCCCGTTGCATTGGTCTGAATCAGTGGGATATGCTAGCAGTGGTGACGTGTGCGAGAGTTCCTGGGAGTACATAGAAGTGAATGAGTTACGCATGTGTGCGCGTGGAGAACCTGGAGATGTACGCCATGTGTATGCACAGATATGCCTGTGTGCGAATGAGCCAGGATGTGTACACATACGCTAGTGCAAGGGTGTCCAGAACTGTGTTAATTCATTTTTCttgttttacccccccccccacgtctCAATATTACAATGAAACGTTGAGAAAAAAATATTCAAAATAGATGTTCTGTCCATGTCAATGCTTAAAGACAGTGTAGTCAAAAATGTGACCGTTGATTGAAATCAACCATAATTATTTGATGAGAAGAATAACAGCTGCACTGTGCCTCTAAGGCTTGTGATttacctgttggagacccctgcgctagtgtgtttgtctctctctcgccctcaccTTACTGTCCCCAGTGGGGAAGATGGCCCTCAGAATCTCCCGGTCATCCTTCATCTTCTCATACTCCCTCTCCAGGGCACTCTGCACCTGGGCGTTGGTCATCACATCCTTCACCACGTCCTCCTGCAGGGTCCGCCTCAGAGCCCGCTCGTTGGTGCAGTCAAATCTGAACCTAGTAGCCCGAGGGTGGATTAGGGAAGGATGAGataagacagacagtagagagttAAGCCAGTTGACCGTGGACAGTGAGCTGATGTTTTTAAGACCATCAAATAGTAGTGACTAGACAGAGGGTTTAGCATTAGGGCATGGGTGATTAAGGTCGTGGAGAGGTGAAGTCTATGATATCCAATGTCACACGGTCAACCAATAGGAGAGGAAAGCTTGtactagtttttttttttaaactagtaCAAACAATCATCGAATGACTAAGATGGAATACGTCATTAAACACTTTCATAGACCTCAATGAGTGCACAAGCCTGGTGTCAGATCAGTTTTTCCTATATAGCCAACTCATATGGTCGTTGGCGTGACAGTGACCAGCTTTGGGAATTGGTCCGACAGCTCCAACGAATCTAGTACCCTTATCCACAACTCTAGCCATCATTGTACTTCCccgcccctttctctctctccactccccttcaCCACTCACTTCTTCTCGAAGGCCTTGTTGGAGGGCTTGAGCGTGGCCATGTTCTGGAACTCCACAGCCTCCCCGGCCAGGCCGTCCTCTCCGTAGCGCAGCTGCACCACCTGGTTGATAGAGTTCCTCACCGTGGCGTCGTACTTCACCATCACAGACTCCATGGACTTGATCAGACGACGCTGGATGTAACCTGAAGGACATCAGATAAGGACTGAGGTTAGAAGAGTATTTAAACCTGGGGGAAAATCCATCTA
Above is a genomic segment from Salvelinus fontinalis isolate EN_2023a chromosome 36, ASM2944872v1, whole genome shotgun sequence containing:
- the LOC129835178 gene encoding DNA-directed RNA polymerase II subunit RPB1, which produces MHGPPSGDSACPLRLIKRVQFGIISPDELKRMSVTEGGIKYPETTEGGRPKLGGLMDPRQGVIERSGRCQTCAGNMTECPGHFGHIELAKPVFHVGFVNKIMKVLRCVCYSCSKLLVDTNNPKIKDILQKSKGQPRKRLTHVYDLCKGKNICEGGEEMDNKFGVEHDSEDITKEKGHGGCGRYQPRIRRSGLELYAEWKHVNEDSQEKKILLSPERVYEIFKRISDEEDVILGLDPKFSRPEWMIVTVLPVPPLAVRPAVVMQGSARNQDDLTHKLADIVKINNQLRRNEQSGAAAHVIAEDVKLLQFHVATMVDNELPGLPRAMQKSGRPLKSLKQRLKGKEGRVRGNLMGKRVDFSARTVITPDPNLQIDQVGVPRSIAANMTFPEIVTPFNIDRLQELVRRGNSQYPGAKYIIRDNGDRIDLRFHPKPSDLHLQIGYKVERHMCDGDIIIFNRQPTLHKMSMMGHRVRILPWSTFRMNLSVTTPYNADFDGDEMNLHLPQSLETRAEIQELAMVPRMIVTPQSNRPVMGIVQDTLTAVRKFTKRDVFLERGDVMNLLMFLSTWDGKVPQPAILKPRPLWTGKQIFSLIIPGHINAIRTHSTHPDEEDSGPYKHISPGDTKVIVENGELIMGILCKKSLGTSAGSLVHICFLEMGHDVTRLFYSNIQTVVNNWLLIEGASIGIGDSIADAKTYLDIQNTIKKAKQDVIEVIEKAHNNELEPTPGNTLRQTFENQVNRILNDARDKTGSSAQKSLSEYNNFKSMVVAGSKGSKINISQVIAVVGQQNVEGKRIPFGFKHRTLPHFIKDDYGPESRGFVENSYLAGLTPTEFFFHAMGGREGLIDTAVKTAETGYIQRRLIKSMESVMVKYDATVRNSINQVVQLRYGEDGLAGEAVEFQNMATLKPSNKAFEKKFRFDCTNERALRRTLQEDVVKDVMTNAQVQSALEREYEKMKDDREILRAIFPTGDSKVVLPCNLARMIWNAQKIFRINPRTPTDLNPLRVVQGVQELSTKLVIVNGEDHLSRQAQQNATLLFNIHLRSTLSSRRMTDEFRLSTEAYDWLLGEIESKFNQSIAHPGEMVGALAAQSLGEPATQMTLNTFHYAGVSAKNVTLGVPRLKELINISKRPKTPSLTVFLLGQAARDAERAKDILCRLEHTTLRKVTANTAIYYDPNPQSTVVTEDQEWVNVYYEMPDFDVTRISPWLLRIELDRKHMTDRKLTMEQIAEKINAGFGDDLNCIFNDDNAEKLVLRIRIMNSDENKFHEDEEVVDKMDDDVFLRCIESNMLTDMTLQGIEQISKVYMHLPQTDNKKKIIITEEGEFKALQEWILETDGVGLMRVLSEKDVDPVRTTSNDIVEIFTVLGIEAVRKALERELNHVISFDGSYVNYRHLSLLCDTMTCRGHLMAITRHGINRQDTGPLMKCSFEETVDVLMEASSHGESDPMKGVSENIMLGQLAPCGTGCFDLLLDAEKCKYGMEIPTNIPGISVAGPTGMFFGSAPSPMSGMSPAMTPWNTGATPAYGAWSPSIGSGMTPGAAGFSPSAASDASGFSPGYSPAWSPTPGSPGSPGPASPYIPSPGGAMSPNYSPTSPAYEPRSPGGYTPQSPGYSPTSPSYSPTSPSYSPTSPNYSPTSPSYSPTSPSYSPTSPSYSPTSPSYSPTSPSYSPTSPSYSPTSPSYSPTSPSYSPTSPSYSPTSPSYSPTSPSYSPTSPSYSPTSPSYSPTSPSYSPTSPSYSPTSPSYSPSSPNYTPTSPSYSPTSPSYSPTSPSYSPTSPNYTPTSPNYSPTSPSYSPTSPSYSPSSPRFTPQSPNYTPSSPSYSPSSPSYSPTSPKYTPTSPSYSPSSPEYTPTSPKYSPTSPKYSPTSPKYSPTSPTYSPTTPKYSPTSPTYSPTSPTYTPTSPKYSPTSPTYSPTSPKYSPTSPTYSPTSPKGSTYSPLSPGYSNPSPSFTLTSPAISPDDSDEENN